Proteins encoded in a region of the Spiroplasma endosymbiont of Amphimallon solstitiale genome:
- the thyA gene encoding thymidylate synthase, producing MKQYLDLCQYVLEKGYKKADRTGTGTVSTFGYQMRFDLQKGFPILTTKKVHFASIVHELLWFIAGDTNIEYLVKNNVRIWNEWPYKKFMESKKYQNETLEEFVEKIKTDHQFALEFGDLGPVYGRQWRNFNGVDQLQELIENLKNNPFSRRHILSAWNPAEIKNMALPPCHTLIQFYVSDDKKLSCQLYQRSADIFLGVPFNIASYALLTIMLAQICGYQLGEFIHTLGDVHIYSNHFSQINEQLSRKPKSLPILVINKNITNLFNFKFEDFKLEQYDPYPLIRGQVAV from the coding sequence ATGAAACAATATTTAGATTTATGTCAATATGTTTTAGAAAAAGGATATAAAAAAGCTGATAGAACAGGCACTGGTACTGTTTCTACTTTTGGTTATCAAATGCGTTTTGATTTACAAAAAGGTTTTCCCATATTAACTACAAAAAAAGTTCATTTTGCTTCTATTGTTCATGAGTTATTATGATTTATTGCTGGTGATACTAATATTGAATATTTAGTTAAAAATAATGTTAGAATTTGAAATGAGTGACCTTATAAGAAATTTATGGAAAGTAAAAAATATCAAAATGAAACTTTAGAAGAATTTGTTGAAAAAATTAAAACTGATCATCAATTCGCTCTTGAATTTGGTGATTTAGGACCTGTTTATGGTAGACAATGACGTAATTTTAATGGTGTTGATCAGTTGCAGGAGTTAATAGAAAATTTAAAAAACAATCCTTTTTCACGAAGACACATTTTATCAGCATGAAATCCTGCAGAAATTAAAAATATGGCACTACCACCATGTCATACTTTAATTCAATTTTACGTTTCTGATGATAAAAAATTATCTTGTCAATTATATCAACGTAGTGCAGATATTTTTTTAGGAGTTCCTTTTAATATTGCTTCTTATGCATTATTAACAATAATGTTAGCACAAATATGTGGCTATCAGTTAGGAGAATTTATTCATACTTTAGGTGATGTTCATATTTATAGTAATCATTTTTCACAAATTAATGAACAATTAAGTAGAAAACCAAAATCATTGCCAATTTTAGTTATTAATAAAAATATTACTAATTTATTTAATTTTAAATTTGAAGATTTTAAATTAGAACAATATGATCCATATCCGTTGATTAGAGGTCAGGTTGCAGTATAA
- a CDS encoding IS30 family transposase, protein MYKYLTIESIIAIKEYKSYGFSIRKIAKAIDYSKSTVHRVCRLLNQNLLPLEILNKIQKNKQNAGRKLIILTLIEINTINHLLITKNYALDIIANFLKENKIKSISTKTLYNMFKTNRMGFDENNLLRKGKNKPHKQKETRGRINNCKSIHERNLIIPNIKNIEEFGHLEGDTIIGKDHKSSIITLADIWSKTTIPLATKNNKSENITKSIIKFISKLQKGTVKTITFDRGKEFSKWKLIEKNCNVKIYFADPGKPCQRGLNENNNGILRRYLPKSTDLSSYKQKDLNTIAFQINSTPRKSLSYKRPIDLIQLF, encoded by the coding sequence ATGTATAAGTATCTGACTATTGAATCAATAATAGCAATAAAAGAATATAAAAGTTATGGATTTTCGATTCGTAAAATAGCAAAAGCCATTGATTATAGTAAATCAACTGTACATAGAGTTTGTAGATTATTAAATCAAAACTTATTACCATTAGAAATATTGAATAAAATTCAAAAAAATAAACAAAATGCAGGTAGAAAATTAATAATTTTAACTTTAATAGAAATTAATACTATTAATCATTTGTTAATTACTAAAAATTATGCTCTTGATATAATTGCTAATTTTTTAAAGGAAAATAAAATAAAAAGTATTTCAACAAAAACTTTATATAACATGTTTAAAACAAATCGAATGGGTTTTGATGAAAATAACTTATTGAGAAAAGGAAAAAATAAACCTCACAAACAAAAAGAAACTAGGGGCAGAATTAATAATTGTAAGTCTATTCATGAAAGAAATTTAATCATTCCTAATATTAAAAATATAGAAGAATTTGGTCATTTAGAGGGTGATACTATCATTGGTAAAGATCATAAAAGTTCTATTATTACTTTAGCTGATATATGATCAAAAACCACAATTCCTTTAGCAACTAAAAATAATAAATCAGAAAATATTACAAAAAGTATAATAAAATTTATTTCAAAGTTACAAAAAGGAACAGTTAAAACTATTACTTTTGATCGTGGTAAAGAATTTAGTAAATGAAAATTAATCGAAAAAAATTGTAATGTTAAGATTTATTTTGCAGATCCTGGTAAACCTTGTCAAAGAGGTTTAAATGAAAATAATAATGGTATTTTAAGAAGATATTTACCAAAATCTACAGATCTATCTTCATATAAACAAAAAGATTTAAATACTATAGCATTTCAAATTAATTCTACACCCAGAAAATCACTATCTTATAAAAGACCAATAGATTTAATACAATTATTTTAA
- a CDS encoding IS256 family transposase, translated as MAKKQNINNNDPISKAVDLLLENTGDLTTVFKEGGLYKELTKRLVEKMLNSEMQNYLGYEKNQHSNTENARNGTSSKKLITQQGKIEIDVPRDRNSDFTPVIVAKRQQRFDGFDQQVLSLYAKGMTLSDIRMQLQELYHGADISESVISQITDDVIDDVKTWQNRPLESVYPIVYFDCIVVKVRQDKQIINKSVYIALGVDLEGKKDVLGLWISENEGAKFWLANFTEMKNRGLNDILIACSDNLTGMSEAIQAVYPKTEHQLCIVHQIRNSLKYVSYKHRKTLVTDLKPIYSACSEEQAMQALESFESKWNKQYPQIAKSWYKNWENLMIFISYPAEIKRVIYTTNAIESVNSQLRKVIRNKKAFPNDMSVFKIFYLAIENITKKWTLPIQNWNTAIAHFMIKFEDRINLN; from the coding sequence ATGGCTAAAAAACAAAATATTAATAATAATGATCCAATATCAAAAGCAGTAGATTTATTATTAGAAAATACTGGAGATTTAACAACAGTTTTTAAAGAAGGGGGTTTATATAAAGAATTAACAAAACGTTTAGTTGAAAAAATGTTGAATTCTGAAATGCAAAATTATTTAGGATATGAAAAAAATCAACATAGTAATACTGAAAATGCTCGTAATGGTACAAGTTCAAAAAAATTAATAACTCAACAAGGTAAAATTGAGATTGATGTACCAAGAGATCGCAATAGTGATTTTACTCCTGTAATAGTTGCAAAAAGACAGCAAAGATTTGATGGTTTTGATCAACAAGTGCTTTCACTATATGCAAAAGGTATGACTCTATCTGACATTAGAATGCAGTTACAAGAGTTATATCATGGTGCTGATATTAGTGAAAGTGTTATTAGTCAAATTACTGATGATGTTATTGATGATGTCAAAACATGACAAAATCGACCATTAGAAAGCGTTTATCCGATTGTTTATTTTGATTGTATAGTAGTTAAAGTTCGACAAGATAAACAGATTATTAATAAATCAGTTTATATAGCATTAGGAGTTGATTTAGAAGGTAAAAAAGATGTTTTAGGCTTATGAATTAGTGAAAATGAAGGTGCTAAATTTTGATTAGCTAATTTCACAGAAATGAAAAATCGAGGCTTAAATGATATTTTGATTGCTTGTAGTGATAATTTAACAGGCATGTCAGAAGCAATACAAGCAGTTTATCCTAAAACAGAACATCAATTATGCATTGTTCATCAAATTCGAAATAGTTTAAAATATGTTTCATACAAACATCGAAAAACTCTAGTTACAGATTTAAAACCAATTTATAGTGCATGTAGTGAAGAACAAGCAATGCAAGCTTTAGAATCATTTGAAAGTAAATGAAATAAACAATATCCCCAAATTGCTAAATCTTGATATAAAAATTGAGAAAATTTGATGATTTTTATTAGTTATCCTGCAGAAATCAAAAGAGTAATTTATACAACAAATGCTATTGAATCTGTTAATAGTCAATTACGAAAAGTTATTAGAAACAAAAAAGCTTTTCCTAATGATATGTCAGTTTTTAAAATATTTTATTTAGCAATTGAAAATATAACAAAAAAATGAACATTGCCTATTCAAAATTGAAATACAGCAATTGCTCATTTTATGATAAAATTTGAAGACAGAATTAATCTGAACTAG
- a CDS encoding NAD(P)-dependent oxidoreductase yields MKPGSVLINVARGELMDLQAVYDAVKSGHLKGVGLDVLENESKVFFKDFAGKPTPDNITNKLLSLYPRVIVTPHIGSYTDEAVKNMIEITYENLKVILSGQECKNKI; encoded by the coding sequence ATGAAACCTGGATCAGTTTTAATTAATGTAGCTCGTGGTGAATTAATGGATTTACAAGCAGTTTATGATGCAGTTAAAAGTGGTCATTTAAAAGGTGTTGGTTTGGATGTTTTAGAAAATGAAAGCAAAGTTTTTTTTAAAGATTTTGCTGGAAAACCAACTCCCGATAATATTACAAATAAATTATTATCATTATATCCACGTGTTATTGTGACACCACATATTGGATCGTATACTGATGAAGCTGTTAAAAATATGATTGAAATTACTTATGAAAATTTAAAAGTAATTTTATCTGGTCAAGAATGTAAAAATAAAATTTAA
- the potA gene encoding spermidine/putrescine ABC transporter ATP-binding protein encodes MSVNILELRNITKEYDGKVVLKGISLNIHEGEFLTILGPSGCGKTTLLRIIAGFEQPNNGQLLFKGKDLTKIPIHKREINTIFQNYALFPHLNVFDNIAYGLKLRKIDREKIKKEVKKALDLVKLNGMEDKDVNDLSGGQKQRVAVARALVLNPKILLLDEPFAALDLKLRQQMQVELKKIQEEINITFIFITHDQEEAFIMSDRVVVLNQGQIQQIGTPQDIYNEPENKWTSQFVGSSNVIENGVFVNDYCVRFDGKKFACSDTGFGEQERNIDIVIRPEDIDLVNAGSGFFDGTIKTIAFKGLLWEIEIIANKRKWIVHTTDNFEVGNRVGLKWNVEDIHVMWKEIEE; translated from the coding sequence ATGAGTGTAAATATTTTAGAATTACGTAATATTACCAAAGAATATGATGGTAAAGTTGTTTTAAAAGGAATTAGTTTAAATATTCATGAAGGTGAATTTCTTACCATTCTTGGTCCTAGTGGTTGTGGTAAAACAACATTATTAAGGATTATTGCTGGTTTTGAACAACCAAACAATGGTCAATTATTGTTTAAAGGTAAGGATTTAACTAAAATTCCAATTCATAAAAGAGAAATAAATACTATTTTTCAAAATTATGCTTTATTTCCACATTTAAATGTTTTTGATAATATTGCTTATGGTTTAAAGTTAAGAAAAATTGATCGTGAAAAAATTAAAAAAGAAGTTAAAAAAGCTTTAGATTTGGTTAAATTAAATGGTATGGAAGATAAAGATGTTAATGATTTATCTGGTGGTCAAAAACAAAGAGTAGCAGTAGCTAGAGCATTAGTTCTTAATCCTAAAATTTTATTATTAGATGAACCTTTTGCTGCTTTGGATTTGAAATTACGTCAACAAATGCAAGTAGAATTAAAAAAAATTCAAGAAGAAATTAATATTACTTTTATCTTTATTACTCATGATCAAGAAGAAGCATTTATTATGTCAGATCGGGTAGTTGTTTTAAATCAAGGTCAAATTCAACAAATTGGGACACCACAAGATATTTACAATGAGCCTGAAAATAAATGAACATCACAGTTTGTTGGTAGCTCGAATGTTATTGAAAATGGTGTATTTGTTAATGATTATTGTGTTCGTTTTGACGGTAAAAAATTTGCATGCTCTGATACTGGTTTTGGTGAACAAGAACGTAATATTGATATTGTTATTCGACCAGAAGATATTGATTTAGTTAATGCAGGTAGTGGTTTTTTTGATGGAACTATTAAAACTATTGCTTTTAAAGGATTATTATGAGAAATTGAAATTATTGCTAATAAACGCAAATGGATAGTTCATACTACTGATAATTTTGAAGTAGGTAACCGTGTTGGTTTAAAATGAAATGTTGAAGATATTCATGTTATGTGAAAGGAAATTGAAGAGTAA
- a CDS encoding PD-(D/E)XK nuclease family protein has protein sequence MSKLIFKKETHQYFLEDKELISVSRIIDNYLGFGYSHIAPEVLKNASVRGKWVHKLNELYLQNINEENIINNLLKKLKPVTNNINYSYCKKSLMFLKEKFKDKNNYEFIIEKPINDNVIAGTPDLVYLNKKENKYYLVDYKTYACIDEDKLQRIKLQLTAYYWMIKSGQIGIDISDKTYVYLTNKNNQQEIEIEITNELLIELFNAKTKYFKGENKNGI, from the coding sequence ATGAGTAAATTAATTTTTAAAAAAGAAACTCATCAATATTTTTTAGAAGATAAAGAATTAATATCAGTTTCTAGAATTATTGATAATTATTTAGGATTTGGTTATAGTCATATAGCACCAGAAGTATTAAAAAATGCTTCAGTTCGTGGTAAATGAGTTCATAAACTTAATGAATTATATTTACAAAATATTAATGAAGAAAATATTATTAATAATTTATTAAAAAAATTAAAACCAGTAACTAATAATATAAATTATTCTTATTGTAAAAAATCACTTATGTTTTTAAAAGAAAAATTTAAAGATAAAAATAATTATGAATTTATTATAGAAAAACCTATTAATGATAATGTAATTGCTGGAACACCAGATTTAGTTTATTTAAATAAAAAAGAAAATAAATATTATTTAGTAGATTATAAAACTTATGCTTGTATTGATGAAGATAAATTACAAAGAATTAAATTACAATTAACTGCTTATTATTGAATGATTAAAAGTGGGCAAATCGGCATTGATATATCAGATAAAACTTATGTTTATTTAACTAATAAAAATAATCAACAAGAAATAGAAATTGAAATAACCAATGAATTATTAATTGAATTATTTAATGCAAAAACAAAATATTTTAAAGGAGAAAATAAAAATGGAATATAA
- the potB gene encoding spermidine/putrescine ABC transporter permease — protein sequence MKNLFKRNIKTQILKSQDMLVNNSNPEKIIDNQNKKKYRFKKWFKLKKNNVSLQEVAKNKSKMKRVKKKKALLCWKKTNQKISFIKNKIKDKSVNFGFKSWVTLAYPYLLVMVILIVLPLLIVILYSIIKATNNAWIFRFTFSNFNDFFKENSYVMVLLRSIGYSFVATLIAVIFGYPIAYIMAFMSTKIASKNIWVLVTLPIWINILLRTIGLQIIFSILGPNVLLGTPIGIILAMVYMFMPFVILPIYNSLEKTDRNLLEASQDLGASKMKTFWKVTFRFSVPGIVSGFTLMMLSAMTSLVVVKYIGEGKTILIANIIESYFYRGANFAYGAAISVILGIIVLIIIFTLKVIGSWATGKKIGGIN from the coding sequence ATGAAAAATTTGTTTAAACGTAATATTAAAACACAAATTTTAAAATCACAAGATATGTTAGTTAATAATTCAAATCCAGAAAAAATTATTGATAATCAAAATAAAAAAAAGTATAGATTTAAAAAATGGTTTAAACTTAAAAAAAATAATGTTTCTTTACAAGAAGTAGCAAAAAATAAATCGAAAATGAAACGAGTAAAAAAGAAAAAAGCATTGTTATGTTGAAAAAAAACAAACCAAAAAATAAGTTTTATTAAAAATAAAATCAAAGATAAATCAGTAAATTTTGGTTTTAAATCATGAGTTACGCTTGCTTATCCATATTTATTGGTGATGGTAATTTTAATTGTATTGCCATTATTAATTGTAATTTTATATTCAATTATTAAAGCAACTAATAATGCTTGAATATTTCGTTTTACATTTAGTAATTTTAATGATTTTTTTAAAGAAAATAGCTATGTTATGGTTTTATTACGTTCTATTGGTTATTCATTTGTTGCCACTTTAATTGCTGTTATTTTTGGTTATCCCATTGCTTATATTATGGCTTTTATGTCAACAAAAATTGCTTCAAAAAATATTTGAGTTTTAGTTACTTTACCAATTTGAATTAACATTTTATTACGTACAATTGGATTACAAATTATTTTTAGTATTTTAGGTCCTAATGTTTTATTAGGAACTCCAATTGGTATTATTTTAGCAATGGTTTATATGTTTATGCCTTTCGTTATTTTACCAATTTATAATTCTTTAGAAAAAACAGATCGCAATTTATTAGAAGCAAGTCAAGATTTAGGAGCTTCTAAGATGAAAACATTTTGAAAAGTTACCTTTCGTTTTTCAGTGCCTGGTATTGTTTCTGGTTTTACTTTGATGATGTTAAGTGCTATGACTTCACTAGTAGTAGTTAAATATATTGGTGAAGGAAAAACTATTTTAATTGCAAATATTATTGAATCATATTTTTATCGTGGTGCTAATTTTGCTTATGGTGCTGCTATTTCTGTTATTTTAGGTATTATTGTTTTAATTATTATTTTTACTTTAAAAGTGATTGGTAGTTGAGCTACTGGTAAAAAAATAGGAGGTATTAATTAA
- a CDS encoding IS30 family transposase, which translates to MYKYLTIESIIAIKEYKSYGFSIRKIAKAIDYSKSTVHRVCRLLNQNLLPLEILNKIQKNKQNAGRKLIILTLIEINTINHLLITKNYALDIIANFLKENKIKSISTKTLYNMFKTNRMGFDENNLLRKGKNKPHKQKETRGRINNCKSIHERNLIIPNIKNIEEFGHLEGDTIIGKDHKSSIITLADIWSKTTIPLATKNNKSENITKSIIKFISKLQKGTVKTITFDRGKEFSKWKLIEKNCNVKIYFADPGKPCQRGLNENNNSILRRYLPKSTDLSSYKQKDLNTIAFQINSTPRKSLSYKRPIDLIQLF; encoded by the coding sequence ATGTATAAGTATCTGACTATTGAATCAATAATAGCAATAAAAGAATATAAAAGTTATGGATTTTCGATTCGTAAAATAGCAAAAGCCATTGATTATAGTAAATCAACTGTACATAGAGTTTGTAGATTATTAAATCAAAACTTATTACCATTAGAAATATTGAATAAAATTCAAAAAAATAAACAAAATGCAGGTAGAAAATTAATAATTTTAACTTTAATAGAAATTAATACTATTAATCATTTGTTAATTACTAAAAATTATGCTCTTGATATAATTGCTAATTTTTTAAAGGAAAATAAAATAAAAAGTATTTCAACAAAAACTTTATATAACATGTTTAAAACAAATCGAATGGGTTTTGATGAAAATAACTTATTGAGAAAAGGAAAAAATAAACCTCACAAACAAAAAGAAACTAGGGGCAGAATTAATAATTGTAAGTCTATTCATGAAAGAAATTTAATCATTCCTAATATTAAAAATATAGAAGAATTTGGTCATTTAGAAGGTGATACTATCATTGGTAAAGATCATAAAAGTTCTATTATTACTTTAGCTGATATATGATCAAAAACCACAATTCCTTTAGCAACTAAAAATAATAAATCAGAAAATATTACAAAAAGTATAATAAAATTTATTTCAAAGTTACAAAAAGGAACAGTTAAAACTATTACTTTTGATCGTGGTAAAGAATTTAGTAAATGAAAATTAATCGAAAAAAATTGTAATGTTAAGATTTATTTTGCAGATCCTGGTAAACCTTGTCAAAGAGGTTTAAATGAAAATAATAATAGTATTTTAAGAAGATATTTACCAAAATCTACAGATCTATCTTCATATAAACAAAAAGATTTAAATACTATAGCATTTCAAATTAATTCTACACCCAGAAAATCACTATCTTATAAAAGACCAATAGATTTAATACAATTATTTTAA
- a CDS encoding extracellular solute-binding protein → MRSFFKNSYLAIIFLLFYTPILVLMIFSFNGGDSVRSWNSWSLQPYYDLFQQSELWESVSVTLIVAFISTFVAVIIGTFAALGLSKTKKITRNITLGITNIPLVNADIVTAVSLMLLFMAFGFSFGLGTLIFAHISFNIPYVIITVLPKIRSINMSQLEASQDLGATPWYTLRKIVLPTIKPAIIAGAAIAFAMSFDDFLISYFTGGNTSNVSTFIYSLKRIKPYINAFSTIIILLIAVLIISWNTYVLCKKQIKQRNEKIDKGIYHDKKIIKTEKLLTKYYLQLNGFNYKKVKGKSRKRKSLYSDGNFEIVTEQDIIKIQDYIKNHPKLINQISKLEAKLEMESIWIEHIKNKIKKKKELKEERSKSRREKYRFLLWPWKLIMTSIILLSSFIILGAFYIYTNVYDLSIANWGEYMNPNILKEFQNKYQVKIKYSTFDDNESLYAKLYTTSYDVMVPSDYMVAKLASEDRLFPIASKNSAGDIEYDSRIDFNPKEDINHDLYELMNNYRVENSDGILNEFGLNSYSIPYFWGDVVLVINTTNANNLSDIGIEADGSNVQWSVLTDAAKLGKRIVLNDDMHNLFMTALTDLHYKNKWGENNGSGQYSQVGNDFHDNINAHSPIEIKDASDWLEPVIKNKNTKLLNDDIVDEISNENKWDVAMMYNGDLLSAIADDPDSYNGKYLVVRPYMGTNVWNDDMVISKDSPHKDLAFKFINYIMQKQTQVDLSSEFGYTSPLQAAMDEVSTNFSAEIWKHVYIPKNGQLPDPLDRSKHHEGYFNGLYTRSFDPQMQTAYNRLLVR, encoded by the coding sequence ATGAGATCTTTTTTTAAAAATAGTTATTTAGCTATTATCTTTTTATTATTTTATACTCCAATTTTAGTTTTAATGATATTTTCTTTTAATGGTGGCGATTCAGTTCGCAGTTGAAATTCTTGATCATTGCAACCTTATTACGATTTATTTCAACAAAGTGAACTTTGAGAATCGGTTAGTGTAACATTAATTGTTGCTTTTATTTCCACTTTTGTTGCTGTTATTATTGGTACTTTTGCTGCTTTGGGTTTAAGTAAAACAAAAAAAATAACACGTAATATTACTTTAGGGATTACTAATATTCCTTTAGTTAATGCTGATATTGTTACTGCTGTTTCTTTAATGTTATTATTTATGGCATTTGGTTTTAGTTTTGGTCTTGGAACATTAATTTTCGCTCATATTTCTTTTAATATTCCTTATGTTATTATTACTGTTTTACCAAAAATTAGATCAATAAATATGTCACAATTAGAAGCAAGTCAAGATTTAGGTGCGACACCTTGATATACGTTACGTAAAATTGTATTACCAACAATTAAACCAGCAATAATTGCTGGAGCAGCTATTGCTTTTGCTATGAGTTTTGATGATTTTTTAATTTCTTATTTTACTGGCGGTAATACTTCTAACGTTTCAACTTTTATTTATTCTTTAAAACGAATTAAGCCTTATATTAATGCTTTTTCAACAATAATTATTTTATTAATTGCAGTACTTATTATTTCTTGAAATACTTATGTTCTTTGCAAAAAACAAATTAAACAACGTAATGAAAAAATTGATAAAGGTATTTATCATGATAAAAAAATTATTAAAACTGAGAAGTTGTTAACTAAATATTATTTACAATTAAATGGTTTTAACTATAAAAAGGTTAAGGGTAAAAGTAGAAAACGTAAATCATTATATAGTGATGGTAATTTTGAAATTGTAACTGAGCAAGATATTATTAAAATTCAAGATTATATTAAAAATCACCCGAAACTTATTAATCAAATTTCTAAACTTGAAGCAAAACTTGAGATGGAATCAATTTGAATTGAACATATAAAGAATAAGATTAAAAAAAAGAAAGAGTTAAAAGAAGAACGCTCAAAATCAAGAAGAGAGAAATATCGTTTTTTACTATGACCGTGAAAATTAATTATGACTAGTATCATCTTATTATCAAGTTTTATTATTTTGGGTGCTTTCTACATTTATACTAATGTTTATGATTTATCAATTGCTAATTGAGGTGAATATATGAATCCCAATATTTTAAAAGAATTTCAAAATAAATATCAAGTTAAAATAAAATATTCAACTTTTGATGATAATGAATCATTGTATGCTAAATTGTATACTACTAGTTATGATGTAATGGTTCCTAGTGATTATATGGTGGCTAAATTAGCAAGTGAAGATAGACTTTTTCCAATTGCATCAAAAAATTCTGCAGGCGATATTGAGTATGATAGTAGAATTGATTTTAATCCCAAAGAAGATATTAATCATGATTTATATGAATTAATGAATAATTATCGAGTTGAAAATAGTGATGGAATTTTAAATGAATTTGGTTTAAATAGTTATAGTATTCCTTATTTTTGAGGTGATGTTGTATTAGTAATTAATACTACTAATGCAAATAATCTTAGTGATATTGGTATTGAGGCTGATGGTTCAAATGTTCAATGAAGTGTTTTAACAGACGCTGCAAAATTGGGTAAACGTATCGTTTTAAATGATGATATGCATAACTTATTTATGACTGCGCTTACTGATTTACACTATAAAAATAAATGAGGAGAAAATAACGGTTCAGGTCAATATAGTCAAGTAGGAAATGATTTTCATGATAATATTAATGCTCATAGTCCAATTGAAATTAAAGATGCAAGTGATTGGTTAGAACCAGTTATCAAAAATAAAAATACAAAATTATTAAATGATGATATTGTTGATGAAATTAGTAATGAAAATAAGTGGGATGTAGCAATGATGTATAACGGTGATTTATTATCTGCAATTGCTGATGATCCTGATTCTTATAATGGTAAGTACCTTGTTGTTAGACCATATATGGGGACTAATGTTTGAAATGATGATATGGTAATTAGTAAAGATTCTCCTCATAAAGATTTAGCTTTTAAATTTATTAATTATATAATGCAAAAACAAACACAAGTTGATTTAAGTAGTGAATTTGGTTATACCTCACCTTTACAAGCAGCCATGGATGAAGTTAGTACTAATTTTTCAGCAGAAATTTGAAAGCATGTATATATTCCAAAAAATGGTCAATTACCCGATCCATTAGATCGAAGTAAGCATCACGAAGGATATTTTAACGGTTTATATACTCGTAGTTTTGACCCACAAATGCAAACTGCTTATAATAGATTATTAGTACGTTAA
- a CDS encoding XRE family transcriptional regulator: MKIGRKLKTLRLKHNLTMEELGKRCDLSKGFISQLEHDVSSPSIETLKSILDIFDCPLSTFFAGEVKEKIVFKSQDVTVSDEEDYQIKWIIPNAQKLTLEPVILTLKPFGNSNKISPFQGQIFGYVLSGTVFVHYGATRVKAVANEAFYIKGNEKHYLENPNNSIATILWVSNPPIF; the protein is encoded by the coding sequence ATGAAAATTGGAAGAAAGTTAAAAACTTTAAGATTGAAACACAATTTAACTATGGAAGAGTTAGGGAAACGTTGTGATTTATCAAAGGGATTTATTAGTCAGTTAGAGCATGATGTTTCTTCACCTAGTATTGAAACACTAAAAAGTATTTTAGACATTTTTGATTGTCCATTATCAACTTTTTTTGCTGGTGAAGTAAAAGAAAAAATAGTTTTTAAATCACAAGATGTTACTGTTAGTGACGAAGAAGATTATCAAATAAAATGAATTATTCCTAATGCTCAAAAATTAACATTAGAACCAGTAATTTTAACTTTAAAACCATTTGGTAATTCAAATAAAATTTCGCCATTTCAAGGTCAAATCTTTGGATATGTATTAAGTGGAACAGTATTTGTTCATTATGGTGCAACTAGAGTAAAAGCAGTAGCTAATGAAGCATTTTATATTAAAGGTAATGAAAAACATTATTTAGAAAATCCCAATAATTCAATTGCAACTATTTTATGAGTTTCAAATCCGCCAATTTTTTAA
- a CDS encoding HNH endonuclease signature motif containing protein, protein MLFANDKRCAYQGEQPTSAFAWNIDHIDGDPNNNSLENLQPMHVECNIKKN, encoded by the coding sequence GTGTTGTTTGCCAATGATAAAAGGTGTGCTTATCAAGGTGAACAACCAACTTCAGCATTTGCTTGAAATATTGATCACATTGATGGTGATCCAAATAATAATAGTTTAGAAAATTTACAACCAATGCATGTTGAATGTAATATTAAAAAAAATTAA